One window of Solwaraspora sp. WMMA2056 genomic DNA carries:
- a CDS encoding aldo/keto reductase yields MEKRSLGSIGPVSVLTLGGGGLGQVWGVTDRDEAVATVREAVDAGIDLLDVAPGYGDGEAERVVGAAFDGNLPAGVRVVTKCGLGNPAAGDVAALLEQSLDDSLQRMRLSAVDVLLLHNPIVAQAAPGTTGVTSADLFTGAVRPAFEDLVRRGRIGAWGITAVEESDAIIRVLGEQPTPAVAQCVTNLLDSPGDLLRPDGDGSRPRDILTAAGRYGVGVMGIRAVAAGAFTDAVDRDLPPEHPTMIDFRRAAPLRELARELGESAASLAHRYTLSMPGVDTVVLGVKNRTELRECLAAAAAGPLPADLMATIDARVGAQTSK; encoded by the coding sequence ATGGAGAAGCGTAGCCTCGGCAGCATCGGACCGGTCAGTGTCCTCACCCTCGGTGGGGGCGGGCTGGGCCAGGTGTGGGGCGTCACCGACCGGGACGAGGCGGTGGCGACCGTACGGGAGGCAGTCGACGCCGGCATCGACCTGCTCGACGTCGCCCCCGGCTACGGCGACGGCGAGGCGGAGCGGGTGGTCGGCGCGGCGTTCGACGGCAATCTGCCGGCCGGCGTACGCGTCGTCACCAAGTGCGGGCTGGGCAACCCGGCCGCCGGTGACGTCGCGGCCCTGCTGGAGCAGTCCCTCGACGACAGCCTGCAGCGGATGCGACTGTCCGCCGTAGACGTGCTGCTGCTGCACAATCCGATCGTGGCGCAGGCCGCGCCGGGCACCACCGGGGTCACCTCCGCCGACCTGTTCACCGGGGCCGTCCGGCCGGCGTTCGAGGACCTGGTCCGGCGCGGCCGGATCGGCGCCTGGGGGATCACCGCCGTCGAAGAGTCGGACGCGATAATCCGAGTGCTCGGCGAGCAGCCGACCCCGGCGGTCGCCCAGTGCGTGACGAACCTGCTCGACTCCCCCGGCGACCTGCTGCGGCCGGACGGTGACGGCTCCCGGCCACGCGACATCCTGACGGCCGCCGGCCGGTACGGCGTCGGAGTGATGGGCATCCGCGCGGTCGCGGCCGGCGCGTTCACCGACGCGGTGGACCGGGACCTGCCGCCGGAGCATCCGACCATGATCGACTTCCGGCGGGCCGCGCCGCTGCGCGAGCTGGCCCGCGAGCTGGGCGAGTCCGCTGCGTCGCTGGCCCACCGGTACACGCTGTCGATGCCGGGCGTCGACACCGTCGTCCTCGGTGTGAAGAACCGCACCGAGCTGCGAGAGTGTCTCGCGGCGGCAGCCGCCGGCCCGCTCCCGGCCGACCTGATGGCGACCATCGACGCCCGCGTCGGCGCTCAGACATCCAAGTAG
- a CDS encoding amidohydrolase family protein encodes MTDAGQTIDVHTHLVPKGWPDLAAACGGTGWPWLRVDSERAAMIMVGETEFRPVGPQTWDPATRLADMAADGVDVQVVSPTPVFFAYDRPADQAVKVARIFNDLTLEVTAAGGGRLVPFCQVPLQDPDAACAELDRCLAAGHAGVEIGNHVGDRDLDDAGIVAFLRHCADVGAPVFVHPWDMPDGPRLDRWMARWLSGMPAETHLSILALILGGGFDQLPRTLRICFAHGGGSFPFWLGRADNAWHRRGDVVRGRSAHPPSHYLDRFYVDSVVFDPAALRLLVDTMGADRVLLGSDYPYPLGERPVGAVIDKADFLTADQRAALSGGNAYRFLTG; translated from the coding sequence GTGACCGACGCCGGGCAGACCATCGACGTCCACACCCACCTGGTGCCCAAGGGCTGGCCGGATCTCGCCGCCGCGTGCGGCGGGACCGGCTGGCCGTGGCTGCGCGTCGACTCCGAACGGGCCGCCATGATCATGGTCGGGGAGACGGAGTTTCGCCCGGTCGGCCCGCAGACCTGGGACCCGGCGACGAGGCTGGCCGACATGGCCGCCGACGGGGTCGACGTGCAGGTGGTCTCCCCGACGCCGGTGTTCTTCGCCTACGATCGCCCGGCCGACCAGGCGGTCAAGGTGGCCCGGATCTTCAACGACCTGACCCTTGAGGTCACCGCCGCCGGTGGCGGAAGGCTGGTGCCGTTCTGCCAAGTGCCGTTGCAGGACCCGGACGCCGCCTGTGCCGAGCTGGATCGCTGCCTCGCCGCCGGGCACGCCGGGGTGGAAATCGGCAACCACGTCGGTGACCGCGACCTCGACGACGCCGGCATCGTCGCCTTCCTGCGGCACTGCGCCGACGTCGGCGCACCCGTCTTCGTCCACCCCTGGGACATGCCGGACGGGCCACGGCTGGACCGGTGGATGGCCCGCTGGCTGTCCGGCATGCCCGCCGAGACCCACCTGTCGATCCTGGCGCTGATCCTCGGCGGCGGCTTCGACCAGTTACCCCGTACGCTGCGGATCTGCTTCGCGCACGGCGGCGGCAGCTTCCCGTTCTGGCTGGGCCGCGCCGACAACGCCTGGCACCGCCGGGGCGACGTGGTACGCGGCCGGTCGGCGCACCCGCCGAGCCACTACCTGGACCGGTTCTACGTCGATTCGGTGGTGTTCGACCCGGCGGCGCTGCGGCTGCTGGTCGACACGATGGGTGCCGACCGAGTGCTGCTGGGCAGCGACTACCCGTACCCGCTGGGGGAACGGCCGGTCGGCGCGGTGATCGACAAGGCGGACTTCCTCACCGCTGACCAGCGGGCTGCCCTGAGCGGCGGCAACGCCTACCGGTTCCTTACCGGCTGA
- a CDS encoding phosphotransferase has product MDPALGTLTGQQRSLLDRWLPGVSVERDHSWGLVATTVLGVTHAGSRFIVKAGGHDDHHLARELHAHRHWLRPWTRIGRAPTLVYGSAEAKLLITRFLPGDLALGSGHADDPDIHRQAGELLAMLHAQIAVTDVDHERRENAKSLSWLAGPHRIDDDTVRRLRAEIASWPTPSVTLVPTHGDWHPRNWLVDGGVVSVIDFGRAALRPAYTDLARLGVNDFRRTPALEAAFLDGYGTDPRTADAWHRTQVREAIGTAAWAYRVGDERFEAQGHRMIADALGDRSHRRA; this is encoded by the coding sequence GTGGACCCGGCGCTCGGCACGCTCACCGGGCAGCAGCGGTCGTTGTTGGACCGCTGGCTGCCCGGCGTGAGCGTCGAGCGGGACCACAGCTGGGGCCTGGTGGCGACCACCGTCCTGGGGGTGACGCATGCCGGGTCGCGGTTCATCGTCAAGGCCGGCGGCCACGACGACCATCACCTCGCCCGCGAGTTGCACGCCCACCGGCACTGGCTGCGCCCGTGGACCAGGATCGGCCGCGCCCCGACGTTGGTGTACGGCAGCGCCGAGGCGAAGCTGTTGATCACCCGGTTCCTGCCGGGTGATCTGGCGCTCGGCAGCGGGCACGCCGACGACCCGGACATCCACCGGCAGGCCGGCGAATTACTGGCGATGCTGCACGCCCAGATTGCCGTCACCGACGTCGACCACGAGCGGCGGGAGAACGCCAAGTCCCTGTCCTGGCTCGCCGGCCCGCACCGGATCGACGACGACACGGTACGGCGGTTGCGCGCCGAGATCGCCAGCTGGCCGACGCCGTCGGTGACCCTGGTGCCCACCCACGGCGACTGGCATCCGCGCAACTGGCTCGTCGACGGTGGCGTGGTCAGCGTCATCGACTTCGGCCGCGCGGCGCTGCGGCCCGCGTACACCGACCTCGCCCGGCTGGGCGTCAACGACTTCCGCCGTACGCCGGCCCTCGAAGCGGCGTTCCTCGACGGCTACGGCACCGATCCGCGTACGGCCGACGCATGGCACCGCACCCAGGTCCGGGAGGCGATCGGCACCGCCGCGTGGGCCTACCGGGTGGGCGACGAGCGGTTCGAAGCCCAGGGCCACCGCATGATCGCCGACGCGTTGGGCGACCGATCCCACCGTCGGGCATGA
- a CDS encoding DUF397 domain-containing protein, whose protein sequence is MELSTTPRWRKSTRSNPAGGDCVEVADNVPGRVHVRDTKDRDGGTLTFAPAAWSAFVTLAKTTSVR, encoded by the coding sequence ATGGAGCTGAGCACCACCCCTCGCTGGCGCAAGTCGACCCGCAGCAACCCCGCTGGCGGTGACTGTGTCGAGGTCGCCGACAACGTGCCCGGCCGGGTCCACGTCCGCGACACCAAGGACCGCGACGGCGGCACCCTGACCTTCGCCCCCGCCGCCTGGTCCGCGTTCGTCACCCTGGCCAAGACCACGTCCGTACGCTGA
- a CDS encoding MarR family transcriptional regulator: MDHRDLVDAIRANHEIFMTTSDRLEPALTAHGLTNATAQALWAIDPTGPALSMKALAERLYCNAPNLSFIANQLIERGLVERSVDPTDRRGRVLALTDKGRQVRQEIIAATLEASPFTDCPPQLLHELATLLRQVAAGQPVRNR; encoded by the coding sequence GTGGACCACCGGGACCTCGTTGACGCCATCCGCGCCAACCACGAGATCTTCATGACGACCAGCGACCGGCTCGAACCCGCCCTGACCGCCCACGGGCTGACCAACGCGACCGCGCAGGCGCTGTGGGCGATCGACCCGACCGGACCGGCCCTGTCAATGAAGGCGCTCGCCGAGCGCCTGTACTGCAACGCCCCCAACCTCAGCTTCATCGCCAACCAGCTGATCGAGCGCGGACTGGTCGAGCGCAGCGTCGACCCCACCGACCGACGCGGCCGGGTGCTCGCCCTCACTGACAAGGGCCGACAGGTACGCCAGGAGATCATCGCGGCGACGCTGGAGGCGAGCCCGTTCACCGACTGCCCGCCGCAACTGCTGCACGAACTCGCCACCCTGCTCCGGCAGGTCGCCGCCGGTCAGCCGGTAAGGAACCGGTAG
- a CDS encoding helix-turn-helix transcriptional regulator encodes MHRIIRTLRTERGLSQQQLGALIQLSASSIGSYENGRLVPVQQNAKILDDVLGSGDRVQRASAEARGMSFAGFLRPWAEMEERATLLRSFQLAVVPGLLQTREYAERLLRVGPVDDVPTRLANRLTRQQVLTRADDPAEFIAVIDRGVLHRQVGTPEQMAEQLRGLAEAAARPNIWVHVVPGSADAYHGLNGSFAMATVDDHVFGYVDSHFGGDVISNPADVQTLERSWEGVRSYALPVEESHDMILKAVQTWS; translated from the coding sequence GTGCACCGCATCATTCGCACCCTGCGCACCGAGCGCGGGCTTTCCCAGCAGCAGCTCGGCGCGTTGATCCAGCTCAGCGCGTCGTCGATCGGCAGTTACGAGAACGGCCGTCTGGTCCCGGTGCAGCAGAACGCGAAGATCCTCGACGACGTTCTGGGCAGCGGCGACCGCGTGCAGCGCGCCTCCGCCGAGGCGCGCGGAATGTCCTTCGCCGGTTTCCTGCGCCCGTGGGCCGAAATGGAGGAGCGGGCCACCCTGCTGCGATCGTTCCAGCTCGCGGTCGTCCCGGGTCTGTTGCAGACCCGGGAGTACGCCGAACGACTGTTGCGCGTCGGCCCGGTCGACGACGTGCCGACCCGGCTGGCGAACCGGCTCACCCGCCAGCAGGTGCTCACCCGCGCCGACGACCCGGCCGAGTTCATCGCCGTCATCGACCGCGGCGTGCTGCACCGCCAGGTCGGCACGCCGGAGCAGATGGCCGAGCAGCTGCGCGGTCTCGCCGAGGCGGCGGCACGCCCCAACATCTGGGTGCACGTGGTGCCGGGCAGCGCCGACGCCTACCACGGGCTCAACGGCTCGTTCGCGATGGCGACCGTGGACGATCACGTGTTCGGCTACGTCGATTCCCATTTCGGCGGTGACGTGATCAGCAACCCGGCCGACGTGCAGACATTGGAGCGGTCCTGGGAAGGTGTCCGCAGCTATGCTCTGCCTGTCGAGGAGTCCCACGACATGATCCTGAAAGCGGTGCAGACATGGAGCTGA
- a CDS encoding 3-hydroxyanthranilate 3,4-dioxygenase yields MSDIAEPVNFPHWVSENEHLLKPPVNNKQLFPTGDDFIVQVVGGPNQRTDFHVDPYEEFFYQVKGNMHVNLMTDDGPQTVHIREGQMWVLPGYVPHSPQRPEAGSIGVVIERVREEGTLEKFQWYCLDCGNLVHEVELQVRDIVADLPPVFTAFYGDESARTCDKCGALHPGKG; encoded by the coding sequence GTGAGCGACATCGCCGAACCGGTCAACTTCCCGCACTGGGTCAGTGAGAACGAGCATCTGCTCAAGCCGCCGGTGAACAACAAGCAGCTGTTCCCCACCGGCGACGATTTCATCGTGCAGGTCGTCGGCGGCCCCAACCAGCGCACCGACTTCCACGTCGACCCGTACGAGGAATTCTTCTACCAGGTCAAAGGCAACATGCACGTCAACCTGATGACCGACGACGGTCCGCAGACCGTGCACATCCGCGAAGGCCAGATGTGGGTGCTGCCCGGCTACGTGCCGCATTCGCCGCAACGCCCCGAGGCCGGCTCGATCGGGGTCGTCATCGAACGGGTCCGGGAGGAGGGCACCCTGGAGAAGTTCCAGTGGTACTGCCTCGACTGCGGCAACCTGGTGCACGAGGTGGAGTTGCAGGTGCGCGACATCGTCGCCGACCTGCCGCCGGTCTTCACCGCCTTCTACGGTGACGAGTCCGCGCGTACCTGCGACAAGTGCGGCGCGCTGCATCCGGGCAAGGGCTGA
- a CDS encoding RidA family protein, with protein MTAHLVAGKATPRGAFPHVKVAGGFIFVSGTSSRRPDNTIAGATVDEYGTTELDIREQTRVVIANIADLLAAAGASLADLVSVTTYLVNMNDFGGYNQVWAEHFDHTGPTRTTVAVHQLPHPHLLIEIQAVAVVPADAPTRKE; from the coding sequence GTGACAGCGCATCTGGTCGCCGGCAAGGCCACCCCGCGCGGGGCGTTCCCGCACGTCAAGGTCGCCGGTGGGTTCATCTTCGTCTCCGGTACGTCGAGCCGCCGCCCCGACAACACCATCGCCGGGGCCACAGTGGATGAGTACGGCACGACCGAGCTGGACATCCGCGAGCAGACCCGCGTGGTGATCGCCAACATCGCCGACCTGCTCGCCGCCGCCGGGGCCAGCCTCGCCGACCTGGTCTCCGTCACCACGTACCTGGTCAACATGAACGACTTCGGCGGCTACAACCAGGTCTGGGCCGAACACTTCGACCACACCGGACCGACCCGCACCACCGTCGCCGTCCACCAACTGCCGCATCCGCACCTGCTCATCGAGATCCAGGCCGTCGCGGTCGTGCCCGCCGACGCCCCCACCCGGAAGGAGTGA
- a CDS encoding RNA 2'-phosphotransferase: protein MNDKLLVRMSKRMSLALRHAPARFALELDPAGWVRVTDLLAALRITRLELDTVVERDGKQRFALRRDPDGTEQIRANQGHSVPIALGLVALPPPERLYHGTSAAALDSIRATGLHRARRHHVHLSADTDTARRVGARRAGGVVILTVDAAAMARDGHLFYRSANGVWLTDAVPPRYLDV, encoded by the coding sequence GTGAACGACAAGTTGTTGGTCAGGATGAGCAAGCGGATGTCGCTGGCGTTGCGTCACGCACCAGCTCGGTTCGCGCTCGAACTGGACCCGGCCGGCTGGGTTCGGGTGACGGATCTGCTCGCCGCGCTGCGGATCACCCGGCTGGAGTTGGACACCGTTGTCGAGCGGGACGGCAAACAACGGTTCGCGCTGCGCCGTGACCCCGACGGCACCGAGCAGATCCGGGCGAACCAGGGGCATTCGGTCCCGATCGCCCTGGGGCTGGTCGCGCTGCCCCCGCCGGAGCGGCTCTACCACGGCACGTCCGCTGCCGCGCTCGACTCGATCCGGGCCACCGGGCTGCACCGGGCCCGGCGCCACCACGTGCACCTGTCGGCGGACACCGACACGGCCCGCCGGGTCGGCGCCCGACGGGCCGGTGGCGTCGTAATCCTCACCGTCGACGCGGCGGCGATGGCCCGGGACGGTCACCTGTTCTACCGCAGCGCCAACGGGGTGTGGCTCACCGACGCGGTGCCGCCCCGCTACTTGGATGTCTGA
- a CDS encoding fumarylacetoacetate hydrolase family protein has protein sequence MTSTDVDLAGLAARLDEAAVTGTPIPQLAEAHGVDVDAAYRVQQALIARRTGRGERLVGVKMGLTSKAKMAQVGVDSPILGQLTDTTQVPDGGSVDISGLIHPRVEPEIAFLLDRPPTPGMPFTDAVRAVAPALEVIDSRYANFTFSLPDVIADNTSAALFTVGPWQPVPDGVDNLGVLLEVDGRTVQTGSTAAILGDPRRALAAGVALADRHGPALRAGWIFLAGAATAAVPLAPGAHVRGTVQGLGTAAFTTIGGTL, from the coding sequence GTGACCAGCACAGACGTCGACCTCGCCGGGTTGGCCGCCCGGCTCGACGAGGCGGCCGTCACCGGCACCCCGATTCCGCAGCTCGCCGAGGCGCACGGCGTCGACGTCGACGCCGCGTACCGGGTGCAGCAGGCGCTGATCGCCCGCCGCACCGGCCGGGGCGAACGCCTCGTCGGCGTCAAGATGGGGCTGACCAGCAAGGCGAAAATGGCGCAGGTCGGCGTCGACTCCCCGATCCTCGGCCAACTCACCGACACCACGCAGGTGCCCGACGGCGGCAGCGTCGACATCTCCGGGCTGATCCACCCCCGGGTCGAACCGGAGATCGCCTTCCTGCTGGACAGGCCGCCGACACCGGGGATGCCGTTCACCGACGCGGTCCGGGCCGTCGCCCCCGCCCTGGAGGTCATCGACTCCCGGTACGCCAACTTCACCTTCTCGCTGCCCGACGTGATCGCCGACAACACCTCGGCAGCCCTGTTCACCGTCGGGCCGTGGCAGCCGGTCCCGGACGGCGTCGACAACCTCGGCGTACTGCTGGAGGTGGACGGACGCACGGTGCAGACCGGGTCGACGGCGGCCATCCTCGGCGACCCGCGCCGGGCCCTCGCCGCCGGCGTCGCCCTCGCCGACCGGCACGGCCCGGCCCTGCGAGCCGGCTGGATCTTCCTGGCCGGCGCGGCCACCGCCGCGGTGCCGCTGGCCCCCGGCGCGCACGTGCGGGGCACCGTCCAGGGGCTCGGCACCGCCGCCTTCACCACGATCGGCGGTACGCTGTGA
- a CDS encoding MmcQ/YjbR family DNA-binding protein, with amino-acid sequence MPHPIMFDDADPLLAEVRRLALAFPDAAEKISHGHPAFYTTKVFAYYGGSVKVDGVYQQHDHSVLVLVDPDERAALLAEPRCYAPAYLASSGWVGVDLADDTDWAEIGELLDASYRRTAGPRRVARLDAR; translated from the coding sequence ATGCCGCACCCGATCATGTTCGACGACGCCGACCCGCTGCTCGCCGAGGTACGCCGGCTCGCGCTGGCCTTCCCCGACGCCGCCGAGAAGATCTCACACGGCCATCCAGCCTTCTACACCACGAAGGTGTTCGCCTACTACGGCGGCTCGGTGAAGGTCGACGGCGTCTACCAGCAGCATGATCACTCCGTACTGGTGCTGGTGGACCCGGACGAGCGGGCGGCGCTGCTGGCCGAGCCACGCTGTTACGCCCCGGCGTACCTGGCCAGTTCGGGCTGGGTCGGGGTGGACCTGGCCGACGACACCGACTGGGCGGAGATCGGCGAGCTGCTCGACGCCAGCTACCGGCGGACCGCCGGGCCCCGTCGGGTGGCCCGGCTCGACGCCCGATAG
- a CDS encoding helix-turn-helix domain-containing protein: MWRIGEVARMVGVSERTLRHYDKVGLLPPAATDQLTGYRWYGAAELTRLERIRGLQRLGLSLRRIADLLDAPDAELRQALAETVAVLRDDIAARTATVADAEDHLAGTASVLPQVAQVGARRLRVRHLTVADPAELATLCLRPPTVLLTWLRGWPEAVFRAAVATEGPGERLDLPARTVVRAVVAPATGVVRAGLELFAWLPRQDLTVAGPTAEDHLVDGDGEAVTVLEIPVAARPDRPTRLHQRARPAR; this comes from the coding sequence GTGTGGCGGATCGGTGAGGTGGCGCGCATGGTCGGGGTCTCCGAGCGGACCCTGCGGCACTACGACAAGGTCGGGCTGCTGCCGCCGGCAGCGACCGACCAGCTCACCGGCTACCGCTGGTACGGCGCGGCCGAACTGACCCGGCTGGAACGCATCCGTGGCCTGCAACGCCTCGGACTGTCGCTGCGCCGGATCGCCGACCTGCTGGACGCCCCCGACGCCGAGCTGCGGCAGGCCCTGGCCGAGACCGTGGCGGTGCTGCGCGACGACATCGCCGCCCGTACGGCGACGGTCGCCGACGCCGAGGACCACCTCGCCGGTACGGCATCGGTGCTGCCGCAGGTCGCGCAGGTCGGTGCCCGCCGGCTGCGGGTACGCCATCTGACGGTCGCCGATCCCGCCGAGCTGGCAACGCTGTGTCTGCGGCCGCCGACGGTGCTGCTGACCTGGCTCCGCGGCTGGCCGGAGGCGGTGTTCCGGGCGGCGGTGGCGACCGAGGGGCCCGGCGAGCGGCTCGACCTGCCCGCCCGTACCGTGGTCCGGGCCGTTGTCGCACCGGCGACCGGCGTGGTCCGCGCCGGGCTCGAGCTGTTCGCCTGGCTGCCCCGCCAAGATCTGACAGTCGCCGGTCCCACGGCGGAGGATCACCTGGTCGACGGCGACGGGGAAGCCGTCACCGTCCTGGAGATCCCGGTCGCGGCCCGCCCGGACCGACCGACCCGCCTGCATCAGCGCGCCCGGCCGGCTCGGTGA